atacatacataattagatagatagatagatagatagatagatagatagatagatagatagatagatagatagatagatagatagatagatagatagacagacagacaactatATCTCATACAAAGTTATATTACGCATATAATTTAActgcaaaaatataaaacattttaaactaatATTGAATCAAcgtattcattatttattgattttctaAGTCAATATAACGCAAACTATATTTGCTATTCTGTTCCTCTTGACGTTAATTTAACGGTTTGAGCGCCATCTTGCGTTGACTGACGGTAGTtcaggacttttattttgaaaccaGAAGTTGGTATTTTTCTATGCGTTGGTAGTGTATGTTTTGCTTGTTGTTACATTTGAATGGATTTGTAGCCATGTCAAGTGATCATATAATCGGTCCTGCTTTACCACCGGGGTTACGAGCCGGCAGGAACGATGAATCAGATGAAGACGACACgagtatgtttaaaaaatgctaACTATTGAGCTAATATGCTACTAGTCTGTGCATCAAGATCAAACCCAGGAAGCAAAGTAACCTTGTATGTCTTGATTTGGATACAATTTATTTCGCTGTGTATTTAACATATCATTTATATTATCTTTTGCAGTCATAGGTCCAGCTCTTCCCCCTCTGTATAAACGCACAGAGTCCTCAAGCTCATCTAGTGATCAGGAAGAAGTCGTGTTCAAGAGAGCCAAATACTCAGGATACAAAGGAGAGGCAGCTGAGAggtgtgaggaggaggaggaggatgatgatgatggattcTTTGGTCCAGCTCTGCCTCCAGGATACCAAATGCAAGGCAGTTCACCTGAAAGGTGagacaaaataaacatcaaGGGATAAAGTCCTCTTCTTTGATGCTCCAGTCCTGGGACGTAATTAGTACAAATTTACTGATTTTTGTTCTTATAAGATTGCAGCTAGATACTGGTATTTTTTCAGGTCCCGTTACAGAGGATATGACGTTTAACGAGTCGGTGGATTTGTCCTGTTTTTGTTATTCCTTTATATTTTGTGCCATCATTTCTGAATTCCTATTAGGAAATAATCAGATGTCAGTCAGCTTTCAGATAAACTCTGCTGATCGTGTCCAGTGAATTGTATTGAGTCTCTGTAGGCCCTGTTTAAGCATTCTGTTTTCAATTAAAATCATGTTATGACCATCTGGAACCCGTTCAGTCCTAAGTGATTTATCCCGTGGTGACCCACAGGGCTGAGTACTGCACCCTTTTCTATTGAACTTCCTTTCGTTACATGTAGGCTGCCTGTGCTGGGACCCGCGCTGCCTCCGGGCTTTAAAAGGAAgcagaatgatgatgatgaggatgaggaagagagTGAAGAAGGAGGGATTCTAGGACCGGCACTTCCTCCTGGATACAAAGCGGAGTCTTCCAGCAGTGAGGGAGAGGACGGGGACGTGATTGGGCCCATGCCATCCAAAGAGGAAGTTCAGAGTTCCGTGGCACTGGACTTTGAAAGAAGAGCGAAAAGGATGAAGGACCGATTACTGGGGCGCGAAGTGAGAGTTCTGCTTTCTTTGCTGTTCCAATCAGATCTAAAACTTTAGCTTGTTCTGAGTCACTCAGTGTGTTTCAGGATGAGACTGAGAAGCCTCAGAGGGAGAGCTGGATGATGGAGCTGCCTCCTGAGCTGCAGCATGTCGGATTAGAAGCACGAACCTTTAAGAAGAGATCAGGACCCGAGAATAAAGACCGCTCCATCTGGACAGACACGCCCGCCGACCGAGAGCGCAAAGCCAGGGTCAGTTTCGAagttttgacactttttttttttttttatcccactcCTCGTCTGATCTTATGCTTTATCtgaatctgtctgtctttaagGAGCGACAGGAAGcgaaagagaaaggagagacGTCCAAAGACGACGGCCCTCGTCTCTCCAAGAAAGATCTGGAAATGGCAGAAAAAGTGTCCAAGTATAACgtaagtgtttgtttgtttgtttgttcttgtttgtttgtttgttcgttcttgtttgtttgttgtttctaAACACTCAGCTCTACGAAGGTTACGGTTTAAAGGCATATCAATTACACctctttataaatatacagaaaacTCCAAAATTATTGACACCCTTTGCCCTACACTTGCGGTTATTGTTCTAGTGATCGTTGTTAGTCTTGGTCGGTCAGAATGCTAgtttcaaaattattggcacctttcCTGTTAAAGGGTCATGAACAATTTGTCTGTTTAGAAATCTATTTCACTGTAAAAGGAAACGTAGgtcgatttttatttttttttttttttaattgtacaaCCGCTGGTTCTCCTTGTCAGGATTCCAAGAGAGGGGAGTCGCTCATGACCATACACGCCAAGAAAATGAAGAGGAAAGCTGAGGAGGACTCGAACAAGCCGGTCGAGAGGAGGCCCTTCGACCGAGACGCCGACCTGCAGGTGAACCGTTTCGACGAGGCGCAAAAGAAAGCTCTGCTGAAGAAGAGTCAAGAGCTCAACACGCGCTTCTCACACAGCAAGGATCGAATGTTCCTCTGAGGAGCTTGTTACACCTAAAgtaatgttgtttaaaaaaaatcatggacaCCATTAAATGTGCGGTTTGTAAAAGTCTAAAGTTATCTCGTTTTACCATATAATATGATAGAATGCATCAGAACAGTTAggaaatataaaacagaattCTACACATTGCCAAGTGATGATTCATGCTGGATTTCTGGCCCTGAAAATTAGCTTTGCCCCAAAGCAAATACATGTTTTTACAGAATATAGACAGCAGCATTCTGGAAACTTGAGCATCGGGCCACCACGCTGAGTAGTAGTTTGAACAATCAACCACAAATGGTGACAACTGGAAACATCTCCTGTCTGCTCTCAGATTTCTCTGAACATCAACAGGGTTTCAAAC
This genomic window from Tachysurus fulvidraco isolate hzauxx_2018 chromosome 18, HZAU_PFXX_2.0, whole genome shotgun sequence contains:
- the gpalpp1 gene encoding GPALPP motifs-containing protein 1, yielding MFCLLLHLNGFVAMSSDHIIGPALPPGLRAGRNDESDEDDTIIGPALPPLYKRTESSSSSSDQEEVVFKRAKYSGYKGEAAERCEEEEEDDDDGFFGPALPPGYQMQGSSPERLPVLGPALPPGFKRKQNDDDEDEEESEEGGILGPALPPGYKAESSSSEGEDGDVIGPMPSKEEVQSSVALDFERRAKRMKDRLLGREDETEKPQRESWMMELPPELQHVGLEARTFKKRSGPENKDRSIWTDTPADRERKARERQEAKEKGETSKDDGPRLSKKDLEMAEKVSKYNDSKRGESLMTIHAKKMKRKAEEDSNKPVERRPFDRDADLQVNRFDEAQKKALLKKSQELNTRFSHSKDRMFL